The genomic DNA CCCTGACTGGTTGGCAACAAGCGTTATTGGTGATGGTCACCGTCGGGGGCATTATTGTGGCGGGTCGATTTCTGATGCGACCGATTTTTCGCTTCATTGCCGCAACTCGCTTGCAGGAGATTTTTACCGCTACAGCCTTGCTCTTAGTGATTGGAATTGCCTTGGCGATGCAACAGGTGGGGCTTTCCCCAGCCTTGGGCACGTTTGTGGCCGGGGTGGTGCTGGCGGATAACGAGTATCGCCATGAATTAGAGACCGATATTGCTCCCTTCAAAGGTCTGCTGTTGGGGCTGTTTTTCATCTCGGTGGGGGCTAGCATCAACTTTAACTTGCTCCTAGAGCAGCCCCTGTTAATTCTAGGATTGGTGATGGGTTTAGCCGTCGTCAAGTTTGCGGTTCTCTTGGGGTTGGGGCGATTTTTCCGGTTGGAGTTAAGCCAGAGCTTGTTATTTGCCTTTGCCCTCGCCCAAGGGGGAGAATTTGCCTTTGTACTGGTTTCCTTTTCGCTGCAAAATCAAGTCCTCACTGCCGCGATCGCGGGTCCCTTAGTGGCTGTGGTGGCGCTCTCCATGATGCTGTCACCGCTGATCATGATTGTCCATGAGAAACTGGTGCAGCCGTACTTTGTCCACACCGAACCCGAACGAGAAGCTGACACCATTGACGATAATGAAAACCCGATCATCATTGCCGGGTTTGGCCGTTTTGGGCAGATTGTGGGGCGGTTGTTAATTGCCAACGGTTGCAAGGCCACGATCTTGGAGCATAATCCCGGTCAGCTTGACCTCCTGCGGCGGTTTGGGTTTAAAGCCTTCTATGGGGATGCCTCCCGGCTGGATCTCCTCCACGCTGCCGGAGCCGAGCAAGCCAAACTGCTGGTGGTCGCCATTGATGAACGAGACAAAGCTTTGGCAACGGTTGACCTAGTGCGTCAGCATTTCCCCCACCTAAAAATTTTGGCCCGCGCCATTGACCGTCGCCATGCCTATGAACTGATTCGACGGGGAGTGGAGGTGGTACAACGAGAAACCTTTGGCTCTGCGTTGGAGATGGGCGTGGAGGTGCTGAAGTTATTAGGTGTCCGCTCTTACAAAGCGCATCGGGTGGCTCGCATCTTTCGCTGGCACGATGAGCAAGCCCTGCGGGAGATGGCTCACTTAGAGGGTGATGAAAAGCAGTATGTGGCGCGATCGCGGCAACTGACCGCAGAACTTGAGCAGTTATTGCAGTCAGACGATTTCGATCTCACCCCCGATGTCGATCGTGCTTGGGACACCTCAGCTCTGCGTAAAGATGCTTGAGCTGCAGGGGTAATCTCTAGCTTTTTAGCGGCCATGGGGTGGCGCAGGGGTTATGGATTCACTTTTAGTTCAGCAGGACTAGTGTGTTCATAACGCTCAAAGGGTTGATGAATCCAGGGATTGTCGGGTAAGTAGTCCACATAATAATCGGGTTGAAAGCTAGACCCAGCCTTGTACCACAACACCGCTGTTCGGAGGGCTTGCAAGTCAGCACCATGATGGTGAGTTAACCAACCCACCACTTCCTGGAAGGTCGTGCCGGAATCGACGAGATCATCGACTAAGAGCACATGGCTACCCAGCGTCCCCGTGGTCATGGTCAGATGCTCTGCAATCTTCAGAGAACCGCGCAGTTGCCCTGCCTCCCCGCCATAGGAAGCCGTTGCTAACACCGCCAGGGGTAGATCAAACAGTCGGGACAACACATCCCCAATCCGGAGGCCACCCCGCGCCAGACAGACAATTTGATTCAACGGCCAATGGGATTCATAGATACAAACCGCCAGTTGCTCAATTTTCTGGTGATATTCAGGCCAGGAGACAAATAGATCAGGCATTGTTAGCGTTCGGTGGGTAAAAGTCGTCGCCAGGAATCCGGCACTGAGCGGATCAGAAATGCCTCAATGACTGGACTGTAGCGCTGATACTGAACCCCCAGGACGATAATTGTAACCCCCAAAATTACCATAGCAAAGGGAAACAGTACTGAGTTGGCAAACACCACGTAGGCTAAATGGCCGAAATAACCCAAAACGCCAAAAACCGCCAAAAACAATTAGCAAACGCCGCTTCAAGAGCACAGACAGCACCATTAACCCCAGATTGATAACGCAGTAGATAAAACGTTCCCCCTCGCTATTGGTGTTCATCAGGCTCATCCCGCCCCAGAAGCTCAGCATTCCAAATAAATACAACCAGAAAGCATAATCGGCGGTGCGACGGCGGCAACGTAAATCCACCCCGTAGGCAAGAATCAACATCCCCAAGCCAAACCAGAAAGAAACCCACAGTCGGTCATCCCAGGTATACTCCAGCTTGCCCAACAACCGAGGGGTGAGATCCATGGACATGTACCAGAGACAAAAGGCGATCGGAGCCGTGAGAAAGGGAAAGGCAAAAAAACGTAGCGCCACCAAGCTGGAGAGAATAGTGCCCAACTCAAGTAAGAACCGACTCCCCTGAACCGAGACGTGGAACCCTTGATACACCCCTGGATCTCCCTGGTGCCAGAGACCCGTGAGTCGCAGCAAGCCATAGATTGCCAAGGGAGCCATACTGACAGCCATCGTCACCAGTAACCCACCAGGCACTTTTAAGTTCTGACGATGCCAGAGGTTGTAACCAGCAGCAATAAACAAACCAGCGTAGACCAAGGAGATGAAAAAAATGCCGCCGCCGCCAAAACTTTCCCAGCTAAGGCTCAGGAACCAGCCCATGGCTGAGATGACAATCAAGGCTCCAAAGTAGTAGGCTACATGGGCGAGATCAAAGCGGGGGCGAACCGATCCGTCAGCCCCAGTCTCATTGTTGTTCCGATCTGCCAGGGCTTGCCAGAGCAACTCAGCCTGTGCTGCTGAGATCAATCCAGCGATCGCGGCCCGTTCTAAGTCCGCTTTTTCAATATTCATGGCCTCAGTTCCCTCCTATGCATCCAGATCCCCCAGTCAGTGCCTCCACAAGTCCCATCCCTCAAAAGCTGAGTTTCAGTACCAAGTTGGCCTACGGAGCAGGGGATTTGGGGCCAGCAATTACTGCTAATATCTTGGCCTTTTTCCTCCTGATCTTCTTTACCAACGTCGCTGGTTTAAGCCCTGGCATCGCTGGCAGTATTTTGATGATCAGTAAGATTTGGGATGCGATGAATGATCCAATTATTGGCATTCTCAGCGATCGCACCCGTAGTCGGTGGGGACGACGATATCCCTGGATGATCTTTGGTGCTATTCCTTTTGGGATCTTTTTCTTTTTGCAGTGGGTCGTCCCGCCCTTCGATCAGCAGGGGCTGTTTTGGTACTACGTGGTGATCGCCATCATTTTCAACAGCTTTTATACCATCGTTAATTTGCCCTACACTGCCCTGACCCCGGAACTTACCCAGGACTATAACGAGCGCACCAGCTTAAATAGTTTTCGCTTTGCCTTTTCCATTGGCGGCAGTATTTTTAGTCTGGTGTTGGCGCTGGTGATCTTCTCGGTGATCAAGAACAATCCCCAAGCTCAATATCTGGTGTTGGGGGGAGTCTGTGCAGTGCTATCGATTCTGCCTCTTTACTGGTGTGTTGGGGGTACCTGGAAGCAGACAATGACGGGGCAACATTTCCTGGATGTGGAAGCAAGATCTGAGGAGTCCCTCCCCTTTGCAGCCCAACTGCGGATTGCCTTTA from Neosynechococcus sphagnicola sy1 includes the following:
- a CDS encoding monovalent cation:proton antiporter-2 (CPA2) family protein; this translates as MHNEGLFFQAFIYLVAAVVSVPIAKRLGLGSVLGYLLAGVLIGPFGLRFVGHEGEDVMHFAEFGVVMMLFLVGLELQPSLLWRLRVPILGLGGLQVVITALAVTALGIVLGCPWQMAIAVGLILAMSSTAIVLQTLNEKGLMKTEAGQSCFSVLLFQDIAVIPILALLPLLAVKGGIASLQPPNLMWVAAAQTTTPSAALTGWQQALLVMVTVGGIIVAGRFLMRPIFRFIAATRLQEIFTATALLLVIGIALAMQQVGLSPALGTFVAGVVLADNEYRHELETDIAPFKGLLLGLFFISVGASINFNLLLEQPLLILGLVMGLAVVKFAVLLGLGRFFRLELSQSLLFAFALAQGGEFAFVLVSFSLQNQVLTAAIAGPLVAVVALSMMLSPLIMIVHEKLVQPYFVHTEPEREADTIDDNENPIIIAGFGRFGQIVGRLLIANGCKATILEHNPGQLDLLRRFGFKAFYGDASRLDLLHAAGAEQAKLLVVAIDERDKALATVDLVRQHFPHLKILARAIDRRHAYELIRRGVEVVQRETFGSALEMGVEVLKLLGVRSYKAHRVARIFRWHDEQALREMAHLEGDEKQYVARSRQLTAELEQLLQSDDFDLTPDVDRAWDTSALRKDA
- a CDS encoding phosphoribosyltransferase, which gives rise to MPDLFVSWPEYHQKIEQLAVCIYESHWPLNQIVCLARGGLRIGDVLSRLFDLPLAVLATASYGGEAGQLRGSLKIAEHLTMTTGTLGSHVLLVDDLVDSGTTFQEVVGWLTHHHGADLQALRTAVLWYKAGSSFQPDYYVDYLPDNPWIHQPFERYEHTSPAELKVNP
- a CDS encoding DUF2157 domain-containing protein, with protein sequence MNIEKADLERAAIAGLISAAQAELLWQALADRNNNETGADGSVRPRFDLAHVAYYFGALIVISAMGWFLSLSWESFGGGGIFFISLVYAGLFIAAGYNLWHRQNLKVPGGLLVTMAVSMAPLAIYGLLRLTGLWHQGDPGVYQGFHVSVQGSRFLLELGTILSSLVALRFFAFPFLTAPIAFCLWYMSMDLTPRLLGKLEYTWDDRLWVSFWFGLGMLILAYGVDLRCRRRTADYAFWLYLFGMLSFWGGMSLMNTNSEGERFIYCVINLGLMVLSVLLKRRLLIVFGGFWRFGLFRPFSLRGVCQLSTVSLCYGNFGGYNYRPGGSVSALQSSH
- a CDS encoding MFS transporter produces the protein MHPDPPVSASTSPIPQKLSFSTKLAYGAGDLGPAITANILAFFLLIFFTNVAGLSPGIAGSILMISKIWDAMNDPIIGILSDRTRSRWGRRYPWMIFGAIPFGIFFFLQWVVPPFDQQGLFWYYVVIAIIFNSFYTIVNLPYTALTPELTQDYNERTSLNSFRFAFSIGGSIFSLVLALVIFSVIKNNPQAQYLVLGGVCAVLSILPLYWCVGGTWKQTMTGQHFLDVEARSEESLPFAAQLRIAFSNRPFLYVIGIYLCSWLAVQATAAIIPYFVVDWMRLPESNFTLVALAVQGTALVMLFFWSAVSKRAGKKAVYFMGMSLWIMAQAGLFFLQPGQVVLMYVLAVMAGVGVSTAYLVPWSMLPDVIELDELQTGQRREGIFYAFMVLLQKVGLALGLFVIGLALQWAGFLETTPGQSPPIQPDSALLAIRVAIGPIPTLVLIAGLILTYFYPITREVHAEILLKLQERRSSTFAADPDISQK